The following are from one region of the Nicotiana tabacum cultivar K326 chromosome 3, ASM71507v2, whole genome shotgun sequence genome:
- the LOC107827081 gene encoding uncharacterized protein LOC107827081, with amino-acid sequence MMKLFDSHCHLQDPKIINMVPKIIKTTVETGVVHFAVNGVSEKDWHLVKEMSDHYPCIVPNFGIHPWFITERTPNWLKTLKGFLEATPAAAVGEIGLDKGSFGRKIDFADQVDVFGQQLQLAKELKRPASIHCVRAFGDLLELLKSVGPFPAGFILHSYLGSAEMVPEFAKLGGYFSFSGFLMSMKESKAKKMLKSIPTDRILLETDAPDALPKLSDPESLYLIEREASVADGTSSGGGNNNGNLSENPSQEDKGNEQQAREIPNHPANIHHVLSYVASLLELTKEELAEISFANASRLFSYEGSKVVQQV; translated from the exons ATGATGAAACTCTTCGATTCTCATTGTCACCTCCAAGATCCAAAGATCATTAATATGGTCCCAAAAATTATTAAGACCACAGTTGAAACAGGAGTTGTCCATTTTGCTGTCAATGGTGTGTCGGAAAAAGATTGGCATTTGGTCAAGGAAATGAGTGATCACTACCCTTGTATTGTTCCAAACTTTGGGATCCATCCCTGGTTTATTACTGAGAGGACTCCTAATTGGCTGAAAactttgaaaggatttttggaggCTACTCCTGCTGCTGCAGTTGGAGAGATTGGTTTAGATAAAGGTTCGTTTGGAAGGAAGATTGATTTTGCTGATCAGGTGGATGTCTTTGGACAGCAGCTTCAGCTTGCCAAAGAGTTGAAAAGACCAGCATCCATACACTGTGTTCGTGCTTTCGGGGATCTTCTTGAATTATTGAAATCTGTCGGGCCATTTCCTGCCGGTTTTATTCTGCACTCTTACCTTGGTTCTGCCGAAATGGTTCCTGAATTTGCAAAGCTTGGTGGTTACTTCTCATTTTCTGGGTTTCTTATGTCCATGAAAGAGAGCAAAGCGAAGAAAATGTTGAAGTCAATTCCTACGGACAGAATCTTGTTGGAGACAGATGCACCAGATGCTTTGCCAAAGTTGAGCGATCCAGAGTCTCTGTATTTGATCGAGAGAGAAGCTTCAGTAGCTGATGGAACTTCAAGTGGAGGAGGAAACAACAACGGAAATCTGTCCGAGAACCCATCGCAGGAGGACAAAGGCAATGAACAACAGGCACGAGAAATCCCTAACCATCCTGCAAACATTCATCATGTACTTTCCTATGTTGCATCATTACTCGAGCTGACAAAAGAAGAACTTGCTGAGATAAGCTTTGCAAATGCATCACGGCTATTTTCTTATGAAGGTTCAAAGGTAGTGCAACAG GTTTGA